The genomic stretch CGCCGATGCCGACCCCGACTGCGTCCCCTGCCACGTCACAGGCTACGAACGGCTCACCGGGTACTGGCCCAAGGCGCCGCGAAGGGACCTCGAGGGTGTCCAGTGCGAATCGTGTCACGGCATCGGCTCGCTCCACGCGGCCACACCCGAGCTGCACAGCCTCCTTCACCTCCCCGCCGCGCCCCAGTGCATCGACTGCCACACGGAGGAACAGGACGACGATTTCGATTTCCTCCGCGATAAGGTGAAAGTGTGCGCGGAGTAAGCAAAATGACCATTACTTCCGAACACGTTCCGGAGTGACGGGGTATCGGAGTAACGGGGTAACAGCATTAAACATATCATTCAGGGTCATCTGATGAGTTTTTTCTGATAAGCCATTTGTCCGCGTTATTGATCATTATTACTATTTGTCCCATGACCAAATCATAGTTCTCCTCAAGTCTCCTGGCATATTCAGCATCAAGGTATTTACAACTACGTGCAAAATCCAGCCAGACCTGTGTTTTACACGCTTCACTTTCAGCATCACTTAGTTTGGAGATAAATGCGGCCTTGTACCGGCGTTTCCTCCATCCCTCAGCGATATTGCTGCATACAGACCTGGACGAACGCCTCATCTGATCGACCATTGAATATTTCTCAGATACCGGGGATTTTTCGGTTGCTTTAAAAATCTCCATGGCAGCCTTTTTCGCGTTAATGTAGACTCTCAGTTCCCTGTATGAACTAGCAAATGTGGCCAACACACCACCCCTTTATCCAAAACATGCGATTCACACTATTAGTGCAGATGAATAACGCAATTGTGATGCCTTTTCTCCGATCCACCGACACACCGATACTCCGACACACGCGATCAACGGCTTTCCGAGCCGTAATAGAGATCATGAAATGATCAAACCATTAAATATCGGAAATATCCGGATCGAAAATCCGTTGATCCTCGCCCCTCTCGCCGGCATCACCAACCTCCCCTTCCGGGTCGTGTGCCGCATGGGCGGAGCGGGGCTGGTCTGGAGCGAGATGATAAGCTCCAGGGCCCTTCACTTCAGGGACCGCCGCACCAATGACATGATCGTTTTCGATCCTGGTGAACATCCCGTGGCCGCCCAGATCTTCGGCAGGGATCCGGGGGAGATGGCCGATGCCGCAAGGCTCATCTCAGAAAAGGGCGCTGATA from bacterium encodes the following:
- a CDS encoding four helix bundle protein; translated protein: MATFASSYRELRVYINAKKAAMEIFKATEKSPVSEKYSMVDQMRRSSRSVCSNIAEGWRKRRYKAAFISKLSDAESEACKTQVWLDFARSCKYLDAEYARRLEENYDLVMGQIVIMINNADKWLIRKNSSDDPE